Proteins from a genomic interval of Geodermatophilus obscurus DSM 43160:
- a CDS encoding PhoX family protein, with protein sequence MTDTSNPRRRLFLPLLNSVRHGTRSHATCHYKCGNACDAAVPNRTDNPTFESVVQTALSRRALLKAAGAGALVVATGPLFPEPAAAAPGRAGTAPDGALTFEPVEQNFLDELVVPAGYGSAVVMRWGDPVEEGAPDFDIDAQTAEAQARQFGYNCDFIGFLPLGRRRALLVVNHEYTNEQLMFSGVPEEEAPTTDEQKRVAMMAHGISVVQIQRQGDSGVWLPTPERDRNRRITASTPFHVTGPAAGSEYLRTTADPEGRTVLGTLNNCAGGITPWGTTLHGEENFNQYFGASAPITEDPREPRLGRYSVSAEDSAGRRWEAVDPRFDLAQEPNEVNRFGWVVEVDPYDPTSTPRKHTSLGRFKHETANVRIAEDGRVVAYSGDDERFDYIYKFVSRKKYREGDDRAARAHNMTLLEEGDLYVAHFSGDSPATEIDGSGTLPGDGEFDGTGRWVPLVQDGRSMVPGKDVAWVLTFTRLAADRLGKQLDANGDFPDPANPVVVDPGQVPTKMDRPEDIQVNPVNQRVYAALTNNSNRTGQDGRPGADEANPVSRSFAFDAEDGRYEERPGNRNGHVIEWEETGSIGGDTFTWRVFILAGNPEDPGTYFAGYDKSQVSAMSCPDNLEFDPAGNLWISTDGTVLSTRNQEAGTVGGTNDGLFAVPTEGAERGHLKAFLTVPIGAECSGPMIPRDGRSVFVSVQHPGETTGSTRDAPTSTWPDRLPERPFPRPSVVVVAREDGGRIGS encoded by the coding sequence ATGACGGACACCTCCAACCCCCGCCGCCGCCTCTTCCTGCCCCTGCTCAACTCGGTCCGTCACGGCACGCGCAGCCACGCGACCTGCCACTACAAGTGCGGCAACGCCTGCGACGCAGCCGTGCCCAACCGCACCGACAACCCCACGTTCGAGTCCGTCGTCCAGACGGCCCTCAGCCGGCGCGCCCTGCTCAAGGCAGCCGGCGCCGGGGCCCTGGTGGTGGCCACCGGCCCGCTGTTCCCCGAGCCGGCGGCGGCCGCGCCGGGACGCGCTGGGACGGCCCCGGACGGTGCCCTCACCTTCGAGCCGGTCGAGCAGAACTTCCTCGACGAGCTCGTCGTCCCGGCCGGTTACGGCTCCGCCGTCGTGATGCGCTGGGGCGACCCGGTGGAGGAGGGCGCGCCCGACTTCGACATCGACGCGCAGACCGCCGAGGCGCAGGCCAGGCAGTTCGGCTACAACTGCGACTTCATCGGGTTCCTGCCGCTCGGGCGCCGGCGCGCCCTGCTCGTGGTGAACCACGAGTACACCAACGAGCAGCTGATGTTCTCCGGCGTCCCCGAGGAGGAGGCGCCGACCACCGACGAGCAGAAGCGCGTCGCCATGATGGCCCACGGCATCTCCGTGGTGCAGATTCAGCGACAGGGCGACTCGGGCGTGTGGCTGCCGACCCCCGAGCGCGACCGCAACCGGCGGATCACCGCCTCGACGCCCTTCCACGTCACCGGGCCCGCCGCGGGGTCGGAGTACCTGCGGACGACGGCAGACCCCGAGGGCCGCACCGTCCTGGGCACGCTCAACAACTGCGCCGGCGGCATCACCCCCTGGGGCACGACGCTGCACGGCGAGGAGAACTTCAACCAGTACTTCGGGGCGTCCGCGCCGATCACGGAGGACCCGCGGGAGCCCCGTCTGGGCCGGTACAGCGTCAGCGCGGAGGACTCGGCCGGTCGTCGGTGGGAGGCCGTCGACCCGCGGTTCGACCTGGCGCAGGAGCCCAACGAGGTCAACCGCTTCGGCTGGGTCGTCGAGGTCGACCCGTACGACCCCACCTCGACCCCGCGGAAGCACACGTCGCTGGGGCGCTTCAAGCACGAGACGGCCAACGTCCGCATCGCCGAGGACGGCCGGGTCGTCGCCTACTCCGGGGACGACGAGCGGTTCGACTACATCTACAAGTTCGTGTCGAGGAAGAAGTACCGCGAGGGCGACGACCGCGCGGCGCGGGCGCACAACATGACGCTGCTCGAGGAGGGCGACCTCTACGTCGCCCACTTCAGCGGCGACTCGCCGGCCACGGAGATCGACGGCAGCGGCACCCTGCCCGGGGACGGCGAGTTCGACGGCACCGGCCGGTGGGTCCCGCTGGTGCAGGACGGCCGCTCGATGGTCCCGGGCAAGGACGTCGCCTGGGTGCTGACCTTCACCCGGCTGGCCGCCGACCGCCTCGGCAAGCAGCTCGACGCCAACGGGGACTTCCCCGACCCGGCCAACCCGGTGGTCGTCGACCCGGGGCAGGTCCCCACGAAGATGGACCGGCCGGAGGACATCCAGGTCAACCCGGTCAACCAGCGGGTGTACGCGGCCCTGACGAACAACTCGAACCGGACCGGTCAGGACGGGCGGCCCGGGGCGGACGAGGCCAACCCGGTGAGCCGGTCGTTCGCCTTCGACGCCGAGGACGGCCGTTACGAGGAGCGTCCCGGCAACCGCAACGGCCACGTCATCGAGTGGGAGGAGACCGGCTCGATCGGGGGGGACACCTTCACGTGGCGGGTCTTCATCCTGGCCGGGAACCCGGAGGACCCCGGGACCTACTTCGCCGGCTACGACAAGTCCCAGGTCAGCGCCATGTCCTGCCCGGACAACCTGGAGTTCGACCCGGCCGGCAACCTGTGGATCTCCACCGACGGCACCGTGCTGTCGACCCGGAACCAGGAGGCGGGCACCGTCGGAGGCACGAACGACGGGCTCTTCGCCGTCCCGACCGAGGGAGCCGAGCGCGGGCACCTCAAGGCGTTCCTCACCGTGCCCATCGGTGCCGAGTGCAGCGGCCCGATGATCCCCCGGGACGGGCGGTCGGTGTTCGTGTCCGTCCAGCACCCGGGCGAGACCACCGGCTCGACGAGGGACGCCCCGACGAGCACCTGGCCCGACCGGCTGCCCGAGCGGCCGTTCCCGCGGCCCAGCGTGGTGGTGGTCGCCCGCGAGGACGGCGGCCGGATCGGCAGCTGA
- a CDS encoding ATP-binding protein: MMGGPFSADVPLVGRDDELCRLDAVLTRVLGGDAHVLVVSGQAGVGKTRLAREALTRARSRGFRTLTGLAGPLQRDLSHAPLVEALRPLVRPDPPRSAPVQDLSDLGWLFGDASRPPTPALGDPGLERTRLFEAVCRLLERTVARQPVALLVDDVQWADRGSLALLHHLVRGLAGRRFLLLLTHRPAENEPALTELLTGLQRAGVVTELRLGGLPARDVERLAQALLAGEPPPALTEVLAARAGGVPLFVAALVGFLQDSGTLTRPDGRWVLAAQLPEAVPAVVSGLLRSQVERLPAEARAVLDLLAVCGGQAPHPLLEALTPGDPLMAGLAALRGAGLLAEEVAGGEVRYRVVHPLLAEVAYDLLPLVTRLRRHAEVARAVEARLPGRWGLLAPHVRRAGDELDPRHALDLLLTATDDALSRHAGDEALADARAARDLATRLGRHDLLPGLADRLAEACQRAGQREEAVTAWLDAARWQPAGGERADRLHRAAVLELQAGRGQECLRWLAAAEAELAAVAPSPFHVPVAWSRLQVAARSQGPAEAEAAIADLDRLADRLGSARARAAVLYGRCHTAFTAGRYEEARAHLAALLDTAAELDDPLLGERARRPGFVLELARGDLGAARALSEEGLRLVQRIGVPALELAHRVDLGMADFFAGDWNRALRRCGEVLDLGQRFGLPRGTAVGMALRALVAVRQGRLEEARACAGAARAASDASALPDRHVLGPVEAVTAAVALAEDDPATAAATAARAVRRRTTLPAFTLAVAADAQLVAGNREGAAAAATALDDLGPGAPYPAALAAVVRGRLARDPDRLARAAADLARLGFRYEAAVADVDAAEVADVRADADDRLAAALCTLDELGARPQADRARRLLRRQGRRVPAPPRARGRGPLSRREEDVVRLVARGLSNAEVARRLYLSPRTVTTHLQHVYARLQLGSRAALVRYVLEELPPDAYPGPADT; this comes from the coding sequence ATGATGGGTGGCCCGTTCTCCGCCGACGTCCCCCTCGTCGGCCGCGACGACGAGCTGTGCCGGCTGGACGCCGTCCTGACCCGGGTGCTCGGCGGGGACGCGCACGTCCTGGTGGTCTCCGGGCAGGCGGGGGTCGGCAAGACCCGCCTGGCACGCGAGGCGCTCACCCGGGCCCGGTCCCGCGGCTTCCGCACGCTGACCGGCCTGGCCGGCCCCCTCCAGCGGGACCTGTCCCATGCGCCGCTGGTCGAGGCGCTGCGCCCCCTGGTGCGGCCGGATCCCCCTCGGAGCGCCCCGGTCCAGGACCTGTCCGACCTCGGCTGGCTGTTCGGGGACGCGTCCCGGCCGCCGACCCCGGCGCTCGGCGACCCGGGCCTGGAGCGGACCCGGCTGTTCGAGGCTGTGTGCCGGCTGCTCGAACGCACCGTGGCGCGACAGCCGGTGGCCCTGCTCGTCGACGACGTCCAGTGGGCCGACCGCGGCTCGCTGGCCCTGCTCCACCACCTCGTCCGCGGCCTGGCCGGGCGGCGGTTCCTGCTGCTGCTCACCCACCGCCCCGCGGAGAACGAGCCGGCACTCACCGAACTGCTCACCGGGCTGCAGCGTGCGGGCGTGGTCACCGAGCTGCGTCTCGGGGGCCTGCCCGCGCGTGACGTCGAGCGGCTGGCGCAGGCCCTGCTGGCCGGTGAGCCCCCGCCGGCGCTGACCGAGGTGCTGGCCGCACGAGCCGGTGGCGTGCCCCTGTTCGTCGCCGCCCTCGTCGGCTTCCTGCAGGACAGCGGCACGCTGACCCGTCCCGACGGACGGTGGGTGCTCGCGGCTCAGCTCCCGGAGGCCGTGCCGGCGGTGGTGAGCGGGCTGCTCCGCAGCCAGGTCGAGCGGCTACCAGCCGAGGCGCGCGCCGTGCTCGACCTGCTCGCCGTGTGCGGCGGTCAGGCACCCCATCCGCTCCTCGAGGCGCTGACGCCCGGCGACCCGCTGATGGCCGGGCTGGCCGCCCTGCGCGGAGCCGGACTGCTCGCCGAGGAGGTGGCCGGCGGTGAGGTGCGCTACCGCGTCGTCCACCCGCTGCTCGCGGAGGTCGCCTACGACCTGCTGCCGCTGGTCACCCGCCTGAGGCGACACGCGGAGGTCGCCCGTGCCGTGGAGGCGCGGCTGCCCGGCCGGTGGGGACTGCTGGCCCCGCACGTGCGGCGCGCCGGCGACGAGCTCGACCCCCGGCACGCCCTCGACCTGCTCCTGACCGCCACGGACGACGCCCTGTCCCGGCACGCGGGGGACGAGGCGCTGGCCGACGCCCGGGCGGCCCGCGACCTCGCCACCCGCCTCGGCAGGCACGACCTCCTCCCCGGCCTGGCCGACCGGCTCGCCGAGGCCTGCCAGCGGGCCGGCCAGCGGGAGGAGGCGGTCACGGCCTGGCTCGACGCCGCCCGGTGGCAGCCGGCAGGCGGCGAGCGCGCCGACCGGCTGCACCGCGCCGCCGTCCTCGAGCTGCAGGCGGGGCGGGGGCAGGAGTGCCTGCGCTGGCTGGCAGCGGCCGAGGCCGAGCTGGCCGCGGTCGCCCCCTCGCCGTTCCACGTCCCCGTGGCCTGGTCTCGGCTGCAGGTCGCGGCCCGGTCCCAGGGGCCCGCCGAGGCGGAGGCGGCCATCGCCGACCTGGACCGGCTGGCCGACCGGCTCGGCTCCGCACGGGCACGGGCCGCCGTCCTCTACGGCCGCTGCCACACCGCCTTCACCGCGGGCCGCTACGAGGAGGCCCGGGCGCACCTCGCCGCGCTGCTCGACACCGCGGCGGAGCTGGACGACCCGCTGCTGGGCGAGCGCGCCCGGCGTCCCGGGTTCGTCCTCGAGCTGGCCCGGGGGGACCTGGGCGCCGCGCGGGCCCTGTCCGAGGAGGGACTGCGGCTGGTCCAGCGGATCGGGGTGCCGGCCCTGGAGCTGGCACACCGGGTCGACCTGGGCATGGCCGACTTCTTCGCCGGCGACTGGAACCGGGCCCTGCGCCGCTGCGGGGAGGTGCTCGACCTCGGGCAGCGGTTCGGGCTGCCGCGGGGGACGGCGGTGGGCATGGCGCTGCGCGCACTGGTGGCGGTGCGCCAGGGGCGGCTGGAGGAGGCCCGCGCGTGCGCCGGCGCGGCACGGGCGGCGTCCGACGCCTCCGCGCTCCCCGACCGCCACGTCCTCGGCCCGGTCGAGGCGGTCACGGCCGCCGTCGCGCTGGCCGAGGACGACCCGGCGACCGCCGCCGCGACCGCGGCGCGCGCCGTGCGGCGGCGCACGACGCTGCCCGCGTTCACCCTGGCGGTGGCTGCCGACGCGCAGCTCGTCGCGGGGAACCGGGAGGGTGCGGCCGCGGCCGCCACCGCCCTGGACGACCTCGGCCCCGGAGCGCCCTACCCGGCGGCCCTGGCCGCCGTCGTGCGCGGCCGGCTGGCGCGCGACCCCGACCGGCTCGCCCGGGCCGCCGCGGACCTGGCGCGGCTCGGGTTCCGGTACGAGGCCGCGGTGGCCGACGTGGACGCCGCCGAGGTGGCGGACGTCCGGGCCGACGCGGACGACCGGCTCGCTGCCGCGCTCTGCACGCTCGACGAGCTCGGCGCGCGCCCGCAGGCCGACCGCGCCCGGCGGTTGCTGCGCCGGCAGGGCCGTCG